The DNA segment CCGTCGTCACGATGATCGTCCACGTTCCCCAGCCGAGCAGACGCAGCCGTGCGAACAGGTAGCCGACCGCAATGACCTCCTCGGTGATGCCGGCACGTGCGGCGGCGAGCAACAGGATCGGCACGGTCCACCAGTACGTGTCGAGCGGGGCAGGCACGACATTCAGGGTGAGTCCCAGCTGCCGCCCGGCGAGGTAGAGCACGATCCCGGGAATCCCGATCACGAGCGCGAGGCCCGCGCCCGCGAGCGAATCCCGCCCGGCACGCGAGAAGTCGATGCCGAGGTCTCCGAGGTGGGGCCGGGTCACGCGCCATAGCAGGAAGACGACGAGCACCACCGGCACGAGGTCGAAGAAGATCGCGAGAAACTGGTAGATCAGGTCGAAGGTCGGCCGAGCGCTGAGCGACGGGTTGAGGGCTGTCGACTGGTCCCCGAGCGGCTCAGGCCTCGTCGCGGCGTTCACGATCGCCACCACCGAGTAGACGGCTGATGCCCCCAGGGAAAGTCCGAGAACGATCAGCATCTCCGCCACCACGCGTCGAGGGCGAGAAGACGCGGAAGTCGATGCCGCCATACTGCGTTCCGACACAAGTGACCTCCGACTCGGTTTCGATATTACCTGCGGAGTTGAGCAGATTTTCGCAGGCAAACGGCACTTTTCGCGATCGAATGTTGCGTATCCGCCGATTTGCGCGCAGTTATTCGCCGGACTTGGTGCGAGAGTCCACTCCTCGTCTGCGGTCACATTAAAACCGCCTAAGGTTTTTTGAGCAACAGGGAGCCACTCAGCCACCCTGTTTATCGCGGGGGATCGCGCTACAAACGCGCTCACCTCTCACTTTTGCACTGGAGGAAAATTGAGATTCAATAGAATCGGCACAGCAATCGCCGGTATCGGAATGGTCACCGCGCTCGCGCTGACGGGCTGCGCGACGGGCGAGGCAGCGACGGAGAATGGGGCCGGATCGGCCGTCATCACCACGAACGGCTCCGAACCGCAGAACCCACTGATCCCCACCGCCACGAACGAGACCGGCGGCGGCAAGATTCTCGACAACATCTTCGCGGGACTCGTCTACTACGAGGCCGACGGTTCGCCGCAGAACGACCTGGCCGAGTCGATCGAGACCGAGGACGCCCAGAACTACACGATCACCATCAAGAGCGATGCGACCTTCACCAACGGTGACCCGGTCACGGCGAAGTCCTTCGTCGACGCCTGGCAGTACGGCGCGCTCCTCAGCAATGGGCAGCTCAGCAGCTACTTCTTCGAGTCGATCGAGGG comes from the Marisediminicola antarctica genome and includes:
- a CDS encoding CPBP family intramembrane glutamic endopeptidase produces the protein MLIVLGLSLGASAVYSVVAIVNAATRPEPLGDQSTALNPSLSARPTFDLIYQFLAIFFDLVPVVLVVFLLWRVTRPHLGDLGIDFSRAGRDSLAGAGLALVIGIPGIVLYLAGRQLGLTLNVVPAPLDTYWWTVPILLLAAARAGITEEVIAVGYLFARLRLLGWGTWTIIVTTALFRGTYHLYQGPTAFIGNFAMGLLFGWLYARGGRLMPLIVAHFLIDAAVFIGYPWAAVTFPALFS